In the Chroococcidiopsis sp. SAG 2025 genome, one interval contains:
- a CDS encoding urease subunit beta: protein MIPGETLVQPGEIELNAGRPTTILRVANTGDRPIQVGSHYHFFEVNPALEFDRERAKGMRLDIPAGTAVRFEPGDERDVTIIPLAGTRQVYGFNGSVNGALEG from the coding sequence ATGATTCCAGGTGAAACGCTCGTCCAGCCAGGGGAAATCGAATTAAATGCAGGTCGTCCCACGACTATTTTACGAGTAGCAAATACAGGCGATCGCCCGATCCAAGTTGGTTCTCATTATCATTTTTTTGAAGTCAATCCTGCCTTAGAATTCGATCGAGAACGGGCAAAAGGGATGCGTTTAGATATCCCCGCAGGTACGGCTGTCCGGTTTGAACCAGGAGACGAACGGGACGTTACCATTATCCCCTTAGCTGGAACCAGACAAGTCTATGGCTTCAACGGTAGCGTCAATGGGGCGCTGGAGGGATAG
- the moeB gene encoding molybdopterin-synthase adenylyltransferase MoeB — protein MLNPNLDEIQLSQEEYERFSRHLILPEVGLEGQKRLKAASVLCIGTGGLGAPLLLYLAAAGIGRIGIVDFDIVDRSNLQRQVIHGTSWVGKPKIESAKERILEINPHCQVDLYETRLSSENALEILKPYDIVTDGTDNFPTRYLVNDACVLLDKPNVYGSIFRFEGQATVFNYKGGPNYRDLYPEPPPPGMVPSCAEGGVLGVLCGIIGTIQATETVKIILGKGTSLSGRLLLYNALDMKFRELKLRPNPVRPVIEKLVDYEQFCGIPQAKAEEAKQQMDIQEMTVQELKQLLDSGADDFVLLDVRNPHEYEIAKIPGSVLVPLPDIENGEGVEKVKEILNGHRLIAHCKAGMRSAKALGILKQAGIEGTNVKGGITAWSQEIDPSVPQY, from the coding sequence ATGCTCAATCCCAATTTGGATGAAATCCAACTCTCACAAGAAGAATACGAACGTTTTTCCCGCCACTTGATTTTGCCGGAAGTCGGTCTAGAAGGACAAAAGCGTTTGAAAGCCGCCAGCGTACTGTGTATCGGTACGGGAGGCTTAGGCGCACCTCTGTTGCTGTACTTGGCAGCAGCAGGGATCGGACGTATCGGTATTGTCGATTTTGATATCGTCGATCGCTCTAATTTACAACGTCAGGTGATTCACGGCACATCTTGGGTTGGTAAACCGAAGATTGAATCTGCCAAAGAGCGAATTCTAGAGATCAACCCTCATTGTCAGGTTGACCTTTATGAAACGCGCTTGAGTTCGGAAAATGCGCTGGAAATCCTCAAACCATACGATATCGTCACTGATGGAACTGACAATTTTCCTACACGGTATTTGGTAAATGATGCTTGCGTGTTGTTAGATAAGCCCAACGTTTACGGTTCCATTTTCCGATTTGAAGGACAAGCGACTGTATTTAACTATAAAGGAGGTCCCAACTACCGCGATTTATATCCCGAACCCCCACCCCCAGGGATGGTTCCTTCCTGCGCTGAAGGTGGGGTACTGGGAGTGCTGTGTGGCATCATTGGCACAATTCAGGCAACGGAAACTGTCAAAATCATTTTGGGTAAAGGAACGAGTTTGAGCGGGCGTTTGTTACTATACAATGCCCTCGATATGAAGTTCCGCGAGTTGAAGTTGCGTCCCAATCCCGTGCGTCCGGTAATTGAAAAGTTAGTAGATTACGAACAATTCTGTGGGATTCCCCAAGCGAAAGCAGAGGAGGCAAAACAGCAGATGGATATTCAAGAAATGACGGTACAGGAATTGAAGCAGTTACTCGATAGTGGTGCTGATGATTTCGTGCTGCTAGATGTGCGTAACCCGCACGAGTATGAAATTGCGAAGATTCCCGGTTCGGTATTAGTGCCTTTGCCAGATATTGAGAATGGTGAAGGTGTGGAGAAGGTAAAAGAAATACTCAACGGTCATCGGCTAATTGCTCATTGTAAAGCAGGAATGCGATCGGCTAAGGCTTTGGGTATTTTGAAGCAAGCTGGGATTGAAGGGACGAATGTAAAGGGTGGAATTACTGCCTGGAGTCAGGAAATCGATCCTTCTGTGCCTCAATATTAG
- the ureC gene encoding urease subunit alpha: MSYRMDRRAYAETFGPTTGDRIRLADTELFIEVERDFTTYGDEVKFGGGKVIRDGMGQSPIANADGAVDLVITNALILDWWGIVKADIGIKDGKIYKIGKAGNPYIQDNVDIIIGPGTEVLAGEGAIVTAGGIDSHIHFICPQQIETAIASGVTTMIGGGTGPATGTNATTCTPGPWNIYRMLQAADAFPVNLGFLGKGNSSQPQGLVEQIASGAMGLKLHEDWGTTPAAINTCLDVADRHDVQVAIHTDTLNEAGFVETTIGAFKGRAIHTYHTEGAGGGHAPDIIKVCGEANVLPSSTNPTRPYTLNTLDEHLDMLMVCHHLDPSIAEDVAFAESRIRRETIAAEDILHDLGAFSMISSDSQAMGRVGEVIIRTWQTAHKMKVQRGHLSSPDGGSIENDNFRAKRYVAKYTINPAITHGIANYVGSVEVGKLADLCLWRPAFFGVKPEIVLKGGLIAWSQMGDANASIPTPQPVHMRPMFASYGGAIAATSLTFISQIALEQEIPSRLGLQKPAVAVSQTRQIGKQDLKLNDALPRIEVDPETYEVRADGELLTCEPATILPMAQRYFLF, encoded by the coding sequence ATGAGCTATCGCATGGATCGCCGCGCCTACGCCGAAACCTTCGGTCCCACAACAGGCGATCGCATCCGTCTCGCCGATACAGAATTATTTATCGAAGTCGAACGAGACTTTACCACCTACGGCGATGAAGTCAAGTTTGGCGGTGGTAAAGTCATCCGCGATGGGATGGGACAATCTCCCATTGCTAATGCTGATGGTGCTGTCGATTTAGTCATTACCAACGCTTTAATCCTCGATTGGTGGGGTATTGTCAAAGCCGATATCGGAATTAAAGACGGCAAGATTTACAAAATTGGCAAAGCTGGCAATCCTTACATTCAAGACAACGTAGATATTATCATTGGTCCTGGTACGGAAGTCTTAGCGGGAGAAGGCGCAATCGTCACGGCTGGGGGGATCGACAGTCACATTCACTTTATCTGTCCTCAGCAAATTGAAACGGCGATCGCCTCTGGTGTAACGACAATGATTGGCGGGGGTACGGGACCCGCTACAGGTACGAATGCCACAACTTGTACCCCTGGACCCTGGAACATTTACCGGATGTTGCAAGCTGCCGATGCTTTTCCCGTCAACTTAGGATTTCTCGGTAAGGGTAACAGCAGTCAACCCCAAGGCTTAGTCGAACAGATTGCATCTGGGGCAATGGGTTTGAAGTTGCACGAAGATTGGGGAACGACTCCCGCCGCGATCAATACTTGTTTGGATGTCGCCGATCGACATGATGTCCAAGTCGCGATTCACACCGATACCCTTAACGAAGCTGGGTTTGTTGAAACTACCATCGGTGCTTTTAAAGGACGGGCGATTCATACATACCACACAGAAGGGGCTGGCGGCGGTCACGCCCCAGATATTATTAAAGTCTGCGGTGAAGCCAACGTTTTACCCTCTTCTACCAATCCTACGCGCCCTTATACGCTCAACACCCTGGACGAACACTTAGACATGTTGATGGTGTGCCATCACCTCGATCCAAGTATTGCCGAAGATGTCGCCTTTGCCGAGTCGCGCATTCGTCGCGAAACGATCGCCGCGGAAGATATTTTGCACGACTTAGGGGCGTTCAGCATGATTTCCTCCGACTCTCAAGCGATGGGAAGAGTAGGGGAAGTGATTATCCGTACTTGGCAGACGGCACATAAAATGAAAGTGCAAAGGGGGCATTTATCTTCTCCCGATGGGGGATCTATAGAAAATGACAATTTCCGCGCTAAAAGGTACGTTGCCAAGTACACGATCAACCCTGCCATAACCCACGGTATTGCTAATTATGTCGGTTCTGTGGAAGTGGGGAAACTTGCCGATTTGTGTCTCTGGCGACCGGCATTTTTTGGCGTGAAGCCGGAAATTGTGCTGAAAGGCGGATTAATTGCTTGGTCGCAAATGGGTGATGCTAACGCTAGTATTCCCACTCCCCAACCAGTTCACATGCGTCCCATGTTTGCGAGTTACGGTGGTGCGATCGCGGCAACATCCTTGACTTTTATTTCTCAAATTGCCCTAGAACAAGAAATTCCTTCTCGGTTAGGTTTACAAAAACCTGCTGTTGCTGTCTCACAAACCCGTCAAATCGGTAAGCAGGATTTAAAATTAAACGATGCTCTACCTCGCATCGAAGTCGATCCTGAAACCTACGAAGTTAGGGCAGATGGAGAGCTTCTCACTTGCGAACCAGCTACAATCTTACCAATGGCACAAAGATATTTTTTGTTTTAA
- the metK gene encoding methionine adenosyltransferase, with translation MSRRYLFSSESVTEGHPDKICDQISDTILDALLAQDPTSRVAAEVVVNTGLVLITGEITSKAQVNYVNLARQKIAEIGYTDAVNGFCSNSCSVLVALDEQSADIAQGVDAAHETREKSSEEIFDSTGAGDQGIMFGFACNETPELMPLPISLAHRISRRLAAVRKTGQLAYLRPDGKTQVTIAYEDGRPIGIDTILISTQHAPTIGDITDEKAVQAKIREDLWSAVVEPVFADIEVKPDAQTRFLVNPTGKFVIGGPQGDSGLTGRKIIVDTYGGYSRHGGGAFSGKDPTKVDRSAAYACRYVAKNIVAAGLADKCEVQLSYAIGVARPVSILVETFGTGKIDEDRLLELVQQNFELRPAGIIHAFNLRNLPAERGGRFYQDVAAYGHLGRNDLDLPWEKTDKADILKQALNQPVSATV, from the coding sequence TTGTCTCGTCGCTACCTATTTTCCTCAGAATCAGTTACCGAAGGTCATCCTGATAAAATCTGCGATCAAATTTCTGACACTATCTTAGATGCATTATTGGCGCAAGACCCCACCAGCCGAGTCGCAGCCGAGGTAGTCGTTAACACTGGATTAGTCTTAATTACTGGTGAAATTACTAGCAAAGCTCAAGTTAATTATGTCAATTTAGCTAGACAAAAAATTGCTGAAATTGGCTACACCGATGCTGTCAATGGCTTTTGTTCCAATAGCTGTTCCGTACTAGTTGCCCTAGACGAACAATCGGCTGATATTGCTCAAGGCGTTGATGCAGCGCACGAAACTCGCGAAAAATCTAGTGAAGAAATATTTGATTCTACGGGTGCGGGCGACCAGGGGATCATGTTTGGTTTCGCTTGTAACGAAACCCCCGAATTAATGCCTTTGCCTATCAGCCTTGCCCACCGCATTTCTCGCCGTCTAGCCGCAGTACGGAAAACTGGTCAGCTGGCGTACTTGCGTCCTGATGGCAAAACTCAAGTTACAATTGCCTATGAAGACGGACGACCTATAGGAATTGATACGATTTTAATCTCGACTCAGCACGCACCGACGATTGGCGACATCACCGACGAGAAAGCAGTGCAAGCCAAGATTAGAGAAGACCTCTGGTCAGCGGTTGTAGAGCCAGTCTTTGCCGATATTGAGGTCAAACCAGATGCACAAACTCGCTTTTTAGTCAACCCCACAGGCAAGTTTGTCATTGGCGGTCCCCAAGGCGATTCCGGCTTAACTGGACGTAAAATTATTGTCGATACCTACGGTGGATACTCACGGCATGGTGGCGGTGCTTTTTCCGGTAAAGACCCCACTAAAGTAGACCGCAGTGCGGCTTATGCTTGCCGCTACGTGGCAAAAAATATTGTTGCTGCTGGTCTAGCTGACAAGTGCGAAGTACAACTAAGTTATGCGATCGGTGTAGCGCGACCCGTTAGCATTTTAGTAGAAACATTCGGCACTGGCAAAATTGACGAAGACCGTTTGCTGGAGTTAGTCCAACAGAATTTTGAACTCCGTCCAGCTGGGATTATCCACGCCTTCAACTTGCGTAACCTACCAGCTGAAAGAGGTGGTCGCTTCTATCAAGATGTTGCTGCCTACGGCCATTTGGGACGAAACGACTTAGACTTACCTTGGGAAAAAACCGACAAGGCAGACATCTTAAAGCAAGCACTAAATCAACCTGTTTCAGCGACAGTTTAA
- a CDS encoding hybrid sensor histidine kinase/response regulator, with protein sequence MTIPSSKADRILVVDDSPDNVFLIQTILEEEGYTITTAEDGPTALAEVEKSPPHLVLLDVMMPGMDGFEVTQRLRQNAKLPFIPILLITAYDQPSVAKGLDTGADDFIRKPVEVEELLARVRSLLRLKHSVDERDEIARQREDFVSRLTHDLRTPLVAADRMLVLLAQGALGELPPPIHEAIATMIRSNQNLLQMVNTLLEVYRFEAGRKTLAFLPVDLQNLLEDIVKELSPLAQDKGVSLQLQQQQPIASVKVSGDRLELHRLFTNLVGNALKFTDKGSVTVCVSTNPDSYLQVDVIDTGSGISLEDRETLFQRFRQGSHRRSGSGLGLYLSRRIVEAHQGTLQVDSELGKGSTFRVSLPVMK encoded by the coding sequence ATGACTATCCCATCCTCCAAAGCCGATCGAATCCTCGTGGTTGACGACTCTCCCGATAATGTGTTCCTAATTCAAACGATCTTGGAGGAAGAAGGATACACCATTACTACGGCAGAAGATGGTCCCACTGCACTAGCAGAAGTTGAAAAATCACCACCTCATCTCGTTCTACTTGATGTTATGATGCCAGGAATGGATGGGTTTGAGGTGACTCAGCGCCTCCGGCAAAATGCCAAACTACCTTTCATTCCAATTTTACTGATTACTGCTTACGACCAACCTAGTGTTGCTAAAGGTTTGGATACAGGTGCAGACGATTTCATTCGCAAGCCTGTCGAAGTCGAAGAACTTTTGGCAAGAGTGCGATCGCTATTGCGGTTGAAGCACAGCGTAGACGAACGAGATGAAATTGCCCGTCAAAGAGAAGATTTTGTCTCTCGTTTAACGCACGACCTTCGCACTCCCCTTGTTGCTGCCGACCGAATGCTCGTACTTCTCGCGCAAGGGGCATTGGGAGAGTTGCCTCCGCCAATCCATGAGGCGATCGCGACGATGATTCGCAGCAATCAAAATTTGTTGCAAATGGTCAACACGCTACTAGAAGTTTATCGCTTTGAGGCTGGGCGCAAGACTTTGGCATTCTTGCCAGTAGACTTGCAAAATTTGCTAGAAGATATCGTAAAAGAACTATCTCCTCTAGCTCAAGATAAGGGCGTATCGCTCCAGTTACAACAACAGCAACCCATTGCATCTGTGAAAGTTTCTGGCGATCGCTTGGAATTGCATCGTCTCTTCACTAATCTGGTGGGCAACGCACTCAAATTTACCGATAAAGGTTCCGTTACCGTTTGCGTGTCTACCAATCCTGACTCTTATTTACAAGTAGATGTCATTGATACGGGTTCTGGTATTTCCTTGGAAGATAGAGAAACTTTGTTTCAACGATTTCGCCAAGGAAGCCACAGGCGTTCCGGCAGCGGTTTAGGACTGTATTTATCACGCCGCATTGTCGAAGCCCATCAAGGTACGCTACAAGTTGATTCCGAACTTGGAAAAGGTAGTACTTTTAGGGTTAGCTTACCCGTGATGAAGTAG
- a CDS encoding 3'(2'),5'-bisphosphate nucleotidase, with translation MAYELEKQVAIASVIRAIKLCTQIQNDCLVAAIEKPDFSPVTIADLGAQAIICQAIAAAFPQDAVVGEEDAKLLRQPHMSEQLEQIASYVRVHIPETSAETILEWIDRGNGQVGERFWTLDPIDGTKGFLRGDQYAIALALIEDGEVKLGVMGCPALPLDLNQPQSERGVLFVAVRGRGTTQIALNSGVSQPILGARTANKSHFRSTESVESRHGNLPLQRAIAQAVGMTLKPLSIDSMAKYAVVARGEAALYLRLPWAEYPDYRENIWDHAAGAIVLEEAGGRVSDMYGKPLEFAANAKMLNNRGIIASSSDIYDAVLDALQEKV, from the coding sequence ATGGCATACGAATTAGAAAAACAGGTGGCGATCGCATCTGTAATCCGAGCAATCAAACTCTGCACGCAAATTCAAAACGATTGTCTTGTTGCTGCAATAGAAAAGCCAGATTTTAGCCCAGTAACAATTGCAGATTTAGGCGCTCAGGCAATTATCTGTCAAGCGATCGCGGCAGCTTTTCCTCAAGATGCAGTTGTAGGGGAAGAAGATGCAAAGTTGCTGCGCCAACCGCATATGTCTGAGCAACTAGAACAGATCGCATCTTACGTGCGGGTACATATTCCAGAAACATCTGCTGAGACTATCTTGGAGTGGATCGATCGCGGTAACGGTCAAGTAGGCGAGCGCTTTTGGACTCTAGATCCGATTGACGGGACAAAAGGGTTTTTACGCGGCGATCAATATGCGATCGCTCTCGCTTTGATTGAGGATGGAGAAGTCAAGCTAGGGGTGATGGGTTGTCCGGCATTACCACTAGACTTGAATCAGCCACAAAGCGAACGGGGAGTTTTATTTGTAGCTGTTAGGGGACGGGGAACAACTCAAATCGCTTTAAATAGTGGGGTTTCTCAGCCAATTTTAGGGGCGAGAACCGCAAACAAAAGCCATTTCCGTTCGACCGAGAGTGTAGAGTCAAGACATGGTAATTTGCCTTTACAACGAGCGATCGCGCAAGCAGTTGGCATGACTCTCAAGCCACTCTCGATCGATAGCATGGCAAAATATGCTGTAGTTGCTAGGGGTGAAGCTGCTCTTTATTTACGACTACCTTGGGCAGAATATCCCGATTACCGAGAAAATATTTGGGATCACGCAGCGGGAGCAATCGTTTTAGAAGAGGCTGGTGGTCGTGTTTCAGATATGTATGGTAAGCCTTTAGAGTTTGCTGCTAATGCTAAGATGCTCAATAATCGGGGCATTATTGCTAGTAGTAGCGATATATATGATGCCGTGTTGGATGCACTGCAAGAGAAAGTCTAA
- a CDS encoding M67 family metallopeptidase, protein MSIRLTVEHLRLICSHAESTYPHECCGLLLGQLSQNDRILVEAIATENVWNPTAAADFQAIEPNLNLGTEKNTYYTIAPEVMLKVQKKARDRQLDIIGVYHSHPNHPAIPSEFDRLCAWQTYSYIIVSVLQGKAGDVLSWSLDDNHQFQPEEIVVEKLI, encoded by the coding sequence GTGAGTATTAGGTTAACGGTCGAACATTTGCGGCTGATTTGTAGCCATGCAGAAAGTACTTATCCACATGAGTGCTGTGGTTTATTGCTGGGTCAGTTGAGTCAGAATGACAGAATTTTAGTCGAGGCGATCGCCACGGAAAATGTTTGGAATCCAACAGCCGCCGCAGATTTTCAAGCGATCGAGCCAAATCTGAATTTAGGCACGGAGAAGAATACTTACTATACGATCGCCCCAGAAGTGATGTTGAAAGTGCAAAAAAAGGCACGCGATCGCCAACTTGATATTATTGGAGTTTATCATTCCCATCCCAACCATCCCGCAATCCCGTCAGAATTCGATCGCCTCTGTGCGTGGCAGACCTATTCGTATATCATTGTTTCAGTTCTCCAAGGCAAGGCTGGAGACGTATTGAGTTGGAGCCTTGACGATAACCATCAGTTCCAACCAGAAGAGATTGTCGTAGAAAAATTAATTTAG
- a CDS encoding glycoside hydrolase family 10 protein, translated as MRRSNPLPTNSQKDGLLVKGKRRAWFMALFSLCMAIVLLLHLPLQVASQPHPVETEVRGVWLTNVDSDVLFSRDRLSKALQRLAKLNFNTVYPTVWNRGYTLYPSSVAERTIGRLLDPNPKLKGRDVLAEIVQQSHQQGLSVIPWFEFGLKAPANSDLIRRHPDWITYRRNSRRISKGNKYNQVWLNPFHPMVQRFIVNLVAEIVLKYDIDGIQIDDHFSLPIDLGYDTFTTRLYQRENGGKKPPANPRHPQWMRWRANKITQLMTQIYQAVKTRRPDCLVTLAPNAHEYAYNTSLQDWRTWEKKGLVEEVVLQVYRDDLKTFVKEIEHPEIKAVSSRIPVSIGILAGLKKRPTPMKRIEQQVQAVRNRGFAGVSFFFYESLGDRDSAFQSMFPNTVARPHISHGWAGTTQGVKQ; from the coding sequence GTGCGACGATCGAATCCACTGCCAACAAATTCTCAAAAGGACGGATTACTGGTGAAGGGTAAGCGTCGAGCTTGGTTTATGGCTTTATTCAGTCTATGTATGGCGATCGTCTTGCTACTACACCTACCGCTACAAGTAGCATCTCAGCCTCACCCTGTAGAAACTGAAGTGCGGGGAGTGTGGTTGACCAATGTTGACAGCGATGTTTTATTTTCCCGCGATCGCTTGAGCAAAGCTTTACAACGATTGGCAAAATTAAACTTCAACACGGTTTATCCTACCGTTTGGAATCGTGGCTATACTCTCTATCCCAGCTCTGTAGCAGAACGTACAATTGGGAGATTGCTCGATCCCAATCCGAAGCTGAAAGGAAGGGATGTTTTAGCCGAAATTGTCCAACAGAGTCACCAGCAAGGACTGAGCGTTATTCCCTGGTTTGAATTTGGGTTAAAAGCACCCGCCAATTCCGATCTCATCCGCCGTCATCCAGACTGGATTACCTATCGCCGCAACTCCCGCCGAATTTCTAAAGGAAATAAATATAACCAAGTTTGGCTTAATCCCTTTCATCCAATGGTGCAACGATTTATCGTCAACTTAGTTGCCGAGATTGTCTTAAAGTACGACATAGACGGTATCCAAATCGACGATCACTTCAGTTTGCCTATTGACTTAGGCTATGACACTTTTACTACCCGACTCTACCAGCGGGAAAATGGCGGTAAGAAGCCGCCTGCCAATCCTCGTCATCCGCAGTGGATGCGCTGGCGTGCTAATAAAATTACGCAGTTAATGACCCAAATTTATCAAGCGGTCAAAACTCGCAGACCTGATTGCCTCGTGACTTTAGCGCCAAATGCTCACGAATACGCTTACAACACGTCTTTACAAGATTGGCGTACTTGGGAAAAAAAGGGTTTGGTAGAGGAAGTTGTCTTACAAGTCTATCGAGACGATTTGAAAACTTTCGTTAAAGAAATAGAGCACCCAGAAATCAAAGCAGTCAGTAGCCGTATTCCTGTCAGTATCGGTATATTGGCAGGCTTGAAAAAGCGTCCTACTCCTATGAAGCGGATTGAACAGCAGGTTCAAGCAGTCCGTAATCGAGGATTTGCGGGAGTATCTTTCTTCTTCTACGAAAGTTTGGGCGATCGCGATTCTGCTTTCCAGTCCATGTTTCCTAACACTGTAGCGCGACCGCACATCTCCCACGGTTGGGCAGGGACTACTCAGGGAGTCAAGCAGTAA
- a CDS encoding aldehyde dehydrogenase, with protein MNYSELLRQQREFFQTGKTRSTDFRLAQLKTLKQAIVEYEIAINEALQADLHKPVVEIYLTEITVVKKEIDYAIKHLKNWIKPHKAAVPLEQLPGAGKIYPEPLGIVLIISPWNYPLQLAITPLVGAIAAGNCAIVKPSEIATHAAEVLAKMLQKHFDSRYILVVEGGVETSQKLLIEKFDHIFFTGGTNVGRIVMEAAAKYLTPVTLELGGKSPCIVDADINLEYAAKRITWGKFINAGQSCIAPDYLLVPEAIKQQFIEKIQKCIAEFYGAQPANSPDYGRIIDRKQFDRLVALLADGKIVCGGETDAESRYIAPTVIELASLDVPAMHSEIFGPILPVVTYQDISEAIAIVNQGSKPLALYLFSRDRSMQKRVIAETSSGSACINDTVLQFVVPSLPFGGVGSSGMGKYHGKASFDTFSHYKSILYRSLAIEINLRYPPYRGKLPLLKRILG; from the coding sequence ATGAATTACTCCGAGCTGCTACGCCAACAAAGAGAATTTTTTCAAACTGGCAAAACGAGATCGACAGACTTTCGGCTTGCCCAGCTCAAAACCCTCAAACAGGCAATAGTTGAGTACGAAATCGCTATTAACGAGGCATTACAAGCGGATCTCCATAAACCAGTTGTTGAAATATACTTAACAGAAATTACCGTAGTCAAGAAAGAGATCGACTACGCCATCAAACATCTAAAAAATTGGATAAAACCCCATAAAGCTGCCGTTCCTCTTGAACAACTACCTGGCGCTGGCAAAATCTATCCAGAACCGCTAGGAATTGTTTTAATTATTAGTCCGTGGAATTATCCATTGCAGTTAGCTATTACTCCACTTGTAGGGGCGATCGCAGCGGGTAACTGTGCGATTGTTAAACCATCAGAAATCGCGACTCACGCCGCTGAGGTCTTAGCTAAAATGTTACAAAAACATTTCGATTCCAGATATATTTTAGTGGTGGAAGGCGGAGTCGAAACTAGTCAAAAACTATTAATAGAAAAATTTGACCATATATTTTTTACTGGTGGTACAAACGTAGGTAGAATTGTGATGGAAGCAGCAGCAAAGTACTTAACTCCAGTGACTTTAGAACTGGGTGGGAAAAGTCCTTGTATTGTCGATGCCGATATTAATCTTGAGTATGCTGCCAAGCGAATTACTTGGGGAAAATTTATCAATGCTGGACAAAGTTGTATTGCCCCCGACTATCTTTTAGTCCCGGAAGCAATTAAACAACAATTTATCGAGAAAATTCAAAAATGCATCGCTGAATTTTACGGCGCGCAACCCGCAAATAGTCCCGATTATGGCAGAATCATCGATCGCAAACAATTCGATCGCTTAGTTGCCTTGCTAGCGGATGGCAAGATAGTTTGTGGGGGAGAAACAGATGCCGAGTCACGCTACATTGCACCCACTGTCATTGAGTTAGCCTCCCTAGACGTACCAGCAATGCACTCAGAAATTTTTGGTCCCATTTTACCAGTCGTGACTTACCAAGATATATCTGAGGCGATCGCGATCGTTAATCAAGGATCGAAACCGTTGGCTTTATACCTCTTTTCCCGTGACAGAAGCATGCAAAAGCGCGTTATAGCAGAAACTTCCTCTGGTAGCGCCTGCATCAACGATACCGTATTGCAGTTTGTCGTTCCCTCATTACCCTTTGGTGGAGTGGGTAGTAGTGGCATGGGAAAATATCACGGCAAAGCTAGTTTTGACACATTTTCGCACTACAAGAGCATACTCTACCGTTCTCTGGCGATCGAGATTAATTTACGCTATCCTCCCTATCGCGGAAAATTACCCTTACTTAAGCGCATTTTAGGTTAG